The following are encoded in a window of Novosphingobium sp. CECT 9465 genomic DNA:
- a CDS encoding phosphoribosyl-AMP cyclohydrolase, which translates to MKTGPLSLVTAALLAAACTPGYAKERPRAAAAPAEQTVNCITEKEVVAAQKAWGEGIVKIGKVYQDGGDYSAAAAAHIDQFYAYDLSLVLFKPTLASVDQFRTSFDSALSYFVGGNPTYPEDKGFAIKPWSKVRWKNVGITNNACTMAVAMGNYFFTPVGATDETKVEYTFGYIRGPGGELKIVVHQSSVPYNGA; encoded by the coding sequence ATGAAAACCGGACCTCTTTCCCTTGTTACAGCCGCACTTCTGGCCGCCGCGTGCACCCCCGGCTATGCCAAAGAGCGTCCGCGCGCCGCCGCTGCGCCTGCCGAGCAGACCGTCAATTGCATCACCGAAAAGGAAGTCGTCGCTGCGCAGAAGGCGTGGGGCGAGGGCATCGTCAAAATCGGCAAGGTCTATCAGGACGGCGGCGACTACTCGGCTGCCGCTGCCGCGCATATCGACCAATTCTATGCCTATGATCTGAGCCTTGTGCTGTTCAAGCCGACGCTGGCGTCGGTCGATCAGTTCCGCACTTCGTTCGATTCGGCGCTGTCCTACTTCGTTGGCGGCAACCCGACCTATCCCGAAGACAAGGGCTTCGCGATCAAGCCGTGGAGCAAGGTGCGCTGGAAGAATGTCGGCATTACCAACAATGCGTGCACGATGGCCGTGGCGATGGGGAATTACTTCTTTACGCCCGTTGGCGCGACGGATGAAACCAAGGTCGAATACACCTTCGGCTATATTCGCGGGCCGGGTGGTGAACTGAAGATTGTCGTCCACCAGTCGTCTGTTCCCTACAACGGGGCGTAA
- a CDS encoding DUF2490 domain-containing protein: MNLRLIAAAAMFITAAPATATEEDGNIWLGQFATINASDKVFVRLEAQERFTNDAERLGQLLLRSYVGYRINKDVNIGGGYAFVLTDPVGPVELNEHRFYQELNVRLLTTPGGTTLDSRTRLEQRTFEEREDTQWRLRQFVQLRVPISDKGHRIVAYTEPFVDLDEGSVQRGGLSIWRNFVGVSIPVAKGIEVVPGYLNQHVFRDGQDRSDHTANVNLFMTF, translated from the coding sequence ATGAATTTGCGCCTCATCGCCGCCGCCGCCATGTTCATCACGGCAGCCCCCGCCACGGCCACCGAAGAGGATGGCAACATCTGGCTCGGCCAATTTGCGACCATCAACGCCAGCGACAAGGTGTTCGTGAGGCTTGAGGCACAGGAGCGCTTCACCAACGATGCGGAACGCCTTGGGCAATTGTTGCTGCGCTCCTATGTCGGCTACCGCATAAACAAGGACGTCAACATTGGCGGAGGCTACGCCTTTGTATTGACCGATCCCGTGGGACCGGTCGAACTGAACGAGCACCGTTTCTACCAGGAACTGAACGTCCGCCTGCTGACCACGCCGGGGGGCACCACGCTGGATTCGCGCACGCGGCTTGAACAGCGCACCTTCGAGGAGAGGGAAGACACCCAGTGGCGCCTACGCCAGTTCGTGCAACTGCGCGTCCCGATCAGCGACAAGGGGCACCGGATCGTTGCCTACACCGAGCCCTTTGTCGACCTTGACGAAGGCAGTGTGCAGCGCGGCGGCCTATCAATCTGGCGCAACTTCGTCGGGGTCTCAATCCCGGTCGCCAAGGGCATCGAAGTAGTGCCGGGCTATCTCAACCAACATGTTTTCCGCGACGGACAGGACCGGTCGGATCATACGGCGAACGTCAATCTGTTCATGACGTTCTGA
- a CDS encoding OmpW family outer membrane protein: MKETNMSSRLTLPFAALAILIAAPAAAQDESGSIQIKGFVTAVLPDGAISDVEADNIGLPDGSQTRATDSVVPTIAAEFFVSPRFSIETICCVTPHDVRGAGALAGAELIDNAIILPATVTAKYHFDLGGGIKPYLGAGPTYFMIFGEDVGADAAALGATEVDLSDELGFVLQAGVDIPINDRGLGLSLDAKRYFVGTTATFNAGDSVALRSHHDLDPWVLSTGLAYRF, translated from the coding sequence ATGAAAGAGACCAACATGTCGTCCAGATTGACCCTCCCATTTGCCGCCCTCGCCATCCTGATCGCCGCGCCCGCAGCGGCGCAGGACGAAAGTGGCTCTATCCAGATCAAGGGCTTCGTCACCGCCGTCCTGCCCGATGGCGCAATCAGTGATGTCGAAGCCGACAACATCGGCTTGCCGGACGGCTCTCAGACCCGCGCGACAGACTCGGTCGTTCCAACAATCGCCGCTGAATTCTTCGTTTCACCCAGGTTCTCGATCGAGACAATCTGCTGCGTGACGCCGCACGATGTTCGCGGTGCAGGCGCCCTGGCAGGTGCCGAACTGATCGACAACGCGATCATCCTGCCGGCCACCGTCACTGCCAAGTATCACTTCGACCTGGGCGGAGGCATAAAGCCCTACCTCGGCGCAGGCCCGACCTACTTCATGATCTTCGGCGAGGATGTCGGCGCGGATGCGGCCGCGCTCGGTGCGACCGAAGTGGACCTGTCCGACGAGCTCGGCTTTGTCCTTCAGGCAGGAGTCGACATCCCGATCAACGATCGGGGCCTCGGGCTGTCGCTTGATGCCAAGCGCTATTTCGTTGGCACCACAGCGACCTTCAACGCCGGGGACAGCGTAGCGCTACGCAGTCATCACGATCTTGACCCGTGGGTCTTGAGTACGGGCCTGGCTTACCGGTTCTGA